In Temnothorax longispinosus isolate EJ_2023e chromosome 10, Tlon_JGU_v1, whole genome shotgun sequence, a single window of DNA contains:
- the LOC139820986 gene encoding calmodulin-lysine N-methyltransferase: MSQKILSRREILSAETNDPRNSKRSTRALSRWRILARALTGSPEPVGSESDEEVSVRRFTSFGLLKCALLENMLTDGESSWCEYSTQLDGRPYNVQIRRINKCFTASELIGFNNTGNVCVWPSEECLAYYLLRNRGLCRNRNVLELGGGMSCLAGVLAAKYCNPSNVTLTDGNVTSVDNVRCIVARNDMAHLVECGVVQWAQAARALRQTAAINGNRVKTRTADDDEDARLPSGLYDVILSADCLFFDDARLDLVETIYGWLTDDGVALVMAPRRGTTFQKFAEASIKRGFIARQTERYDDQVWSRHLELLENSPEYCPDLHYPVLLELTKQKKTPPG; encoded by the exons ATGTCGCAGAAGATTTTATCCCGCAGGGAGATACTCTCGGCCGAGACGAATGACCCTCGCAACTCGAAGAGGAGCACCCGCGCTCTAAGTCGATGGCGCATCCTCGCCAGGGCGCTGACAGGCTCGCCGGAGCCGGTCGGCAGCGAGTCCGACGAGGAGGTGTCGGTGAGACGGTTCACCAGCTTCGGCCTGCTCAAGTGTGCGCTGCTGGAGAACATGCTGACGGACGGCGAGTCCAGCTGGTGCGAGTACTCGACCCAGCTGGACGGCCGGCCGTACAACGTTCAGATACGCAGGATAAACAAGTGCTTCACGGCGAGCGAGCTGATCGGCTTCAACAATACCGGCAACGTGTGCGTGTGGCCGTCCGAGGAGTGTCTGGCCTACTATCTGCTGAGGAATCGCGGCCTCTGCCGGAATCGGAACGTCCTTGAACTCGGCGGCGGGATGAGCTGCCTGGCCGGCGTCCTCGCCGCCAAGTACTGCAATCCCAGCAACGTCACCCTCACGGACGGCAACGTGACCAGCGTCGACAACGTGCGCTGCATCGTCGCCCGAAACGACATGGCGCATCTGGTGGAGTGCGGGGTCGTCCAGTGGGCCCAAGCCGCCCGAGCCCTTCGGCAGACGGCGGCGATCAACGGTAACCGCGTTAAG ACCCGGAcggccgacgacgacgaggacgctCGACTGCCGTCGGGTCTCTACGACGTGATCCTGAGCGCCGACTGCCTCTTCTTCGACGACGCCCGTCTGGACCTGGTGGAGACGATCTACGGCTGGCTGACCGACGACGGGGTCGCCCTGGTGATGGCGCCCAGGCGCGGCACGACATTCCAGAAGTTCGCCGAGGCGTCGATCAAGCGCGGCTTCATAGCGCGCCAGACCGAACGGTACGACGACCAGGTGTGGTCGAGGCATCTGGAGCTGCTGGAGAACAGTCCGGAGTACTGTCCGGATCTGCACTACCCGGTGCTGCTGGAGCTCACCAAGCAGAAGAAGACGCCGCCCGGATGA